Within Elizabethkingia sp. JS20170427COW, the genomic segment CCACGATTTTTGGGGAACTAATATTACCTATTTAGGATATATTTTATTGTTCGGAGGGATGTTTGTTTCCATGTTCTGGAAAGGGACTCGCTTCTGGCAATTGAATAAAATGTTGAAAGATGTAAGCAAGAAAAAACTAACGATATTCGTATTTTTCTTATTATCTTTAGGTTATACCCAGGCACAGACTTATGATGGGTCTTCTGCTACCCCTAAGGAAGAAAAAATAGATATGCATGGGCACGAAACCCATGGGGCTACTCAGGTAGAGAAAACGGAACAGTCTTTTGCTGCAAAAGCCCCTAAAGTGATTAGCCCTGAAACAATTGTTGCAGAAGCTAAAATAGATAAAGCACATGCTGACAAATTTGGATATGCAGTAGTTCAAAATATAGAAGGGCGTTTGGTTCCTGTAAATACCTTGGCTCTTGATGTCTTAAGAAAACTATCTAAAAGGGATGAATTCCATGGGATGGATGCTAACCAATGGTTTTTAGCCATCAATACCAATCCTTTCCTTTGGACTCAAGTACCACTTATCAAAGTATCTACAAAAGGAGGAGATGAGTTTTTGAAAAAAGCAAGAGCAAATGAGGATAACTATACAACACTACTGAATCTTTTCCCAATTGATGTTACAGGACAGCCAAGATTTGTTTTTGAAAAAGATTATAACGATGCTTTCCGTAAAAAACCAGCAGACCAAAATCAATATGATAAAGCTGTAATTGACCTTAATGACCAAGTACAAGCTTTTAACGGAATTCTTTCAGGTCAGTATATGAGAATTGTCCCTGTGCCTAACGATAATAACCATACTTGGCATTCATGGTTAGATAATAACTTTGAACCCGATATGGAATCTCAAAAAATAATGGGACCTTATTTTGCTAGCGTAATCGATGCTACTAAAGATGGAAATTGGGCAAAAGCAGATGCTGAGTTAAAAAAATTACAAGAATATCAGCATAAATGGGGAGCAAAAGTAATCCCTTCGGATACCAAAATTAATGTAGAGGTATTTATGAATAAGGCGGATCTTTCATTCCGATTATTGATTCTCTATACTTTAGTAGGTGGTTTATTATTGATTTTAGGATTTGTTGATTTATTTAAACCTTCTAAAATTTTAAAACGCGTTATTATCGCAATTATCGCAATAGGATTAGTAGGGTATTTTGCCCACTTCCTAGGATTGGTAGGACGTTGGTATGTTTCAGGACACGCTCCTTGGAGTAATGGATACGAGGCTATTATGTTTATCTCTTGGGTGGGTATTTCTGCAGGATTAATGTTGTACCGAAATTCCAATGCGTTAATACCAGCTGCAGGTTTCTTAGTAGCGGTAATCATGATGGGCTTTGCTCATGGTGGAGCACAACTAAATCCACAGATTACACCATTGGTTCCTGTGTTAAAATCATATTGGTTAATTGTTCACGTGGCAATTATTACTTCTAGTTATGGATTCTTTGCATTGTCGATGATTATTGCAGTCATCACACTGCTATTCTACATCATCTCGGGAGTAAAAACATTTAAAAAACATAATGATAAAACCATCAAAGAATTAACCATAGTAAGTGAAATGTCTCTATCAATAGGCTTATTTGCCCTTACGGTAGGGAACTTCCTGGGAGGTGTTTGGGCTAATGAAAGTTGGGGACGTTATTGGTCTTGGGACCCTAAAGAAACTTGGGCGTTTATCTCCATTATTGTATATGCCTTTGTATTGCACATGAGGCTGGTACCTGGGCTTAGAGGAAGATGGACTTACCATGTGGTTACCATGTTTGCTTTCTGCTCGATGGTGATGACTTATTTTGGGGTGAATTACTATCTATCAGGATTGCACTCCTACGCTGCTGGTGACCCACTTCCAATACCACTTTGGGTATGGTTAGGGTTAGCATTTATGTTCTTGCTAAGTGCTGTTGCTTATTATAAGTATCAGAAATTACACCAAGAGGCTAAATTATATAAAGAAGAAAGAACGGAAATAGAACCGTAATTCAGAATAAAAGAATGGCTGCTCAAAGAAAATTGGGCAGCCATTTTTATTTTTTGTTTGAAGAATATTAGTCGGGGTACACTCTGTACTTTTGTCTAATTGCTTCAAATTTTTCTAAATCTTTTTTCCAAGATTTTCTAATCTGATCTTCGGTCCAGCCTTTAGTAATTTGGGTTCTCAGCTCATCGCTTCCCGCTAGTTTATCGAAGAAAAGGTTTTTTAAGAAGAAGTCACTTTTTCCTTTAGGGCTTTTATAATCATGGTAAGCAGCAAGCAACCAATTGAGGTTAAGTAATCTTAGGTCTTCAGGATAATTTCTTAAATCTTCACCATAGCAAAGCTGCCCGTTAAGCGGTGGGTTTTTGGAACCATAGCTTGGGCGAGGCGTAAATTGGAAAGAAAAATCTTTGGTATAAGGAGATCCAAAAACCTGAAAAGGAAAGTCGGTGCCTCTACCAAGAGAAATATTAGCTCCTTCAAAAAAGCAAAGGCTAGGGTAAAGGTTGATAGACTTATCATTAGGCAGGTTAGGAGAAGGTCTTTCCAAAATGCCATAGCGTTGCTTTTTGTGGTAATTTTCCATTTTGATGAGTGTGTATTTAGCCTTTATGCCATTGGCTAACCAAGATTCACCATTTACCATTTTACCATATTCACCAATAGTAAGCCCATAGATGATAGGAATAGGGTGCATTCCTACAAAGGAAGTCCATTCTTTTTTAAGTACTGGGCCATCAATATATCCATCATGAGGATTAGGACGGTCTAAAACGATAATTTCCTTATTATTTTCTGCGACAGCTTCCATAGCATAGGTAAGCGTGGAAATATAAGTGTAAAATCTTACTCCCACATCTTGAAGATCAAATAAGATAATGTCTGCATCTCCAATGTTTTCTTTAGTAGGTTTTTTATGGTTTCCGTAGAGGGAAATAATAGGCAATTGGGTTTTGCTATCAATATCGTTCTTCACCTTTTCACCGGCGTCAGCATTACCTCTAAAACCATGTTCAGGGGTGAAGATTTTGGTAATATTTACTTTTTTAGACAATAGGAAATCTACCAAATGGGTGTGGTTTTTATCACTAAGTACTCCCGTTTGGTTAGTAAGTACAATTACTTTTTTATTTTTTAAAAGTGGAAGGTATTCTTCATATTGGTCGGCACCAGTTTTAAAAGAAGAATTTTGAGCAAGGCTTTCCGAACTAAATCCTAAAAGAATTAGGCTGGTAAGCAGTAAATTTTTAATTTTGAAGCTAAAATTCATAAGATTGAAATTTCCATTATATTATTCTCGCAAGATAGCATTTTCCAAGGATAACAAGAACAACCTTTCCCGAATTATCATTTTTATAGGAAGGCTGTCGGTAGCTTTAGGAATTATCGTCTCTTTAATTACGGTGAGTACAGGCTTAGGGTCTAAAAAAACAATCAAAGAGCGTATTGCTGATTTTAGTGGCCATATTTCTATAAAATCTACTAAGTCCAATCATTCTTATAACTCTTCACCTTTGAGTAGAGAGGGATTTCAGTATCAAAAGTTAAAAAACTTGCCTTCGGTTGCTGGGCTTCAGTCATATTCTAATGTAAGTGGGATTTTAAGGAATGAAAAGGATTTTGATGGAGTAGTCTTCAAAGGAGTGGGAAAGGATTTTGATGCTCATCGCTTTGAAAAATTTATGGTAGAGGGAAGCGTCCCACAGTTTAATGAAGAGGGCTATAATAATGAGATTATCATTTCGGATAGGATAGCAAAAGATTTAACATTAAAGCCTAATGATTCCATAGTTGCTATTTTTTCTAAAGACGACCAAAAGGCTCTGTATCGGAAATTTAAAGTATCCGGAATCTATAAAACCGATATTAAATTGATTGATGATATTTACATCATTGGAGATATTAACCATGCCAGAAAAATTTTGGGACAGGATAAAAATGATGTTGGAGGGATTGATGTGTACCTGAAAAACATCGATGATATTGATGCAGATTACCCCGAAATAGACCACTTAATCGGTTATAAAAACTTTGCTGAAAAGGCGACCGATAAATTTCCTCAGATCAATGATTGGATACAAATTTTTGATGTGAATATAAGTTTGATTATTTCAATCATGCTTATCGTAGTAATCATCAATATTATCATGGTGTTATTGATTTTAATTATTGAAAGAACCAATTCTATAGGGATATTAAAAACACTGGGAGCTACCAATTTCCAAATACGATCCTTGTTTATCAATTATACTTTACTAATTATGGTCCCTGGGCTATTGGTGGGGAATGCTATAGGGCTAGGATTGTTGGCTCTTCAAAAATATTTTGGCATCATCAAACTAGATCCAGAAAATTATTTTATCAGCACTGTACCTGTAGATTTTAACTTGATGTATATTTTGGCAATATCGCTGGGGGTGCTTTTAGTTTCAGCGCTTGCAATGGTTATCCCATCTTATCTTATTAGTAAAATTTCACCGGTAAAATCCATTAAGTATAACTAAAATCTCATTTTCTACATTGCGGGATTGTTGATTTTTGTGTAATTTAACCACACATAATTACAAAATCAACTTTATGGACTATACAGAGAACATTCTTTTCACCATAGGAAAAACCCCTTTAGTGAAACTGAATAAAGTATTGGGAGAAGATTTTCCAGCTTTGGTAGTAGCTAAAATAGAATCTTTTAATCCCGGAAATTCGGTGAAAGATCGTATGGCGCTCAAGATGGTAGAAGATGCGGAAAAACAAGGTCTTTTAAAACCTGGAGGAACCATTATTGAAGGGACTTCAGGAAATACAGGAATGGGATTGGCTTTAGTTGCTATCGTAAAAGGCTATTCTTGCATTTTTGTAACCAACGACAAGCAATCTAAAGAAAAATGCGATATTCTGAGGGCTTTAGGAGCAAAGGTTATCGTGTGTCCTACTCATGTAAAAGCTACCGATCCACGTTCCTATTATTCGGTTTCTAAACGGTTAGCAAAGGAAATTCCTAATTCTTGGTATGTTAATCAATATGATAATTTATCCAATCGCCAGGCGCATTACGAGAGTACCGCTCCTGAAATTTGGCAACAAACAGGAGGTAAATTCACTCATTTTGTGGTAGGAGCAGGGACAGGAGGCACCATAACGGGATGTGGAAAATATTTTAAAGAACAGAATAAGGATATCCAAGTTATAGGAGTAGATACTTATGGTTCTATTTTAAAAGAATACCATGAAACAGGGGAGATACATTTGGAAAACGCTTATAGCTACCTTACCGAAGGCATAGGAGAAGATATTATTCCGGAAAATTACGATATGGCTTATATCGACCATTTTGAAAAGGTAACCGATAAAGATGGAGCTATTTTTGCTCGTAAGTTGGCCAAAGAGGAAGGTATTTTTGCAGGGTATTCCGCAGGAAGTGCTATTGCAGCACTTTATCAGATGAAATCTAAATTTACCAAGGAAGATATTGTTGTGGTATTGCTTCATGACCATGGAAGTCGGTATGTAGGGAAAATTTATAATGATGATTGGATGAGGCAACAAGGTTGGTTATGAAATTGATATTATGAAATTAATAAAATACCAACTTAAAATTGTAAATTTAAGCTTATATGGAAGGTGGGTAAGTTAAATTATCAAGTTTTTATTGTAATAATTATGATATTATAATTGTAAAGAGGTGAGTATTGATTTTCTTTAAAAAAAAACTATATTTACAACCGTTAAAAAAAAACTTGAAATTTTAGATATGAAGAAAACGATTATTGGAGCAATAGGAATTGCCGTAATGGCATTCCATAGTGTTTCTGCACAGGAAATAACTTTAGATAAAATCTACTCAGGCTATTATGGTGGAAAAAGAATAGCAGGAATTAACTCTTTGAAAGATGGGGAAAATTATGCGGTAATTGAGCGTTCGGGAATTGTAAAATATTCTTATAAAACATCTCAAAGTGTAGGGAATATTGTAGAAGGGCAATTTCAGAATTATATTTTTTCTAATGATGAATCTAAGATTTTATTGCAAAAATCCAGTCAGTCTATTTACAGACATTCGTTTTTAGGAAAATTTGAAGTTAGAGATTTAAAAACAGGTAAAACCTTAGCACTTAATCAAGGAAATTGGGTACAAGAGCCTAAATTCTCTCCAGATGGAAGTAAAGTAGCTTTTATCGTGGACAATAATTTATATTACCAAGATTTGGCAAGTGAAAAAATCGTTCAGATTACTCACGATGGAAAGAAAAATGAAATTATCAATGGTCTGGGAGATTGGGTGTCTGAAGAAGAATTTGGCCATGCAGATTTCTACAATTGGAATAAAGCAGGGGATGCTTTGGTGTTTGTAAGATTTAACGAAACTAAAGTCCCTGAAGTAAATATCCCGATTTATGGTAAAAATCTTTATCCTAAATTGATGACCTATAAATATCCGAAACCAGGAGAGGAAAATTCTGCTGTAGAAGCAAAACTTTATCAGTTGAATGGAGGAAAAACCATCACTCTTCAACTCCAAAATTTTGAAAACTATTACATCCCAAGAGTGTTTACCACTCAGTCCGATAATCAAGTGATCATTGCAACCTCCAACCGTCACCAAAATAAGGTGGATATCTTGAGTATCAACACCCAAACAGGAGCCGTGAAAAAACTATTTGAAGAAACCGATAAAGCATGGATAGAAACCGATAATCTCACTATGGAGTTTTTGGCGGATAATTCCTTCTTATGGGGGTCTGAGAGAGATGGACGCCGCCACTTGTATTGGTACACTGCAGATGGTAAGCTAAAGAAACAAGTAACTAAAGGGGATTGGGAAATTACGGACTACTATGGCTATAATCCTAAATCTAAAGAAGTTTTTATACAGACTACCCAAGGTGGAAGTATTAACAAGGTAATTTCTAAGATTAATATTTCTTCAGGAAAATCTCAAATTATTTCAGAAAAGCAAGGGAATAACAGTGCTAATTTCAGCCAAAATTTCAACTATTTTATCAATACCCATTCTACAGCAAGCGTTCCAACGAAATATGTGCTGAAAGATGCTTCAGGAAAAAGCCTGAAAGAATTACAAAACAATCAAGAATTACTAGAAAAACTAGAAAAAGATAATTTTGTAGCAAAGGAATTTTTAACCATTCCTAATGAAGTAGGGGATCAGATGAATGCTTGGATGATTAAGCCTAAAAACTTCGATGCTTCTAAGAAATATCCAGTATTCATGTATCAGTATTCAGGGCCAGGTTCTCAAAGTGTTTCCAACTCTTGGGATGGTGGCAATGGTATTTGGTTTGAAATGTTGGCTCAAAAAGGATATATCATTGTATGTGTAGATGGCCGTGGTACAGGTTTTAAAGGAACTAAATATAAAAAAGCTACTTATCTTAATTTAGGAAAATACGAAATTGAAGATCAGATTGCAGCTGCAAAATGGTTAGGAAAACAATCCTATGTGGATGCTTCAAGAATAGGAATTTTTGGATGGAGTTTTGGAGGTTATATGGCATCGCTAGCAATGACCAAAGGTGCAGACGTGTTTAAAATGGGAATAGCGGTAGCCCCAGTAACCAACTGGAGATATTATGACAGCATCTATACCGAAAGGTTTTTAAGAACTCCGCA encodes:
- a CDS encoding S9 family peptidase, which codes for MKKTIIGAIGIAVMAFHSVSAQEITLDKIYSGYYGGKRIAGINSLKDGENYAVIERSGIVKYSYKTSQSVGNIVEGQFQNYIFSNDESKILLQKSSQSIYRHSFLGKFEVRDLKTGKTLALNQGNWVQEPKFSPDGSKVAFIVDNNLYYQDLASEKIVQITHDGKKNEIINGLGDWVSEEEFGHADFYNWNKAGDALVFVRFNETKVPEVNIPIYGKNLYPKLMTYKYPKPGEENSAVEAKLYQLNGGKTITLQLQNFENYYIPRVFTTQSDNQVIIATSNRHQNKVDILSINTQTGAVKKLFEETDKAWIETDNLTMEFLADNSFLWGSERDGRRHLYWYTADGKLKKQVTKGDWEITDYYGYNPKSKEVFIQTTQGGSINKVISKINISSGKSQIISEKQGNNSANFSQNFNYFINTHSTASVPTKYVLKDASGKSLKELQNNQELLEKLEKDNFVAKEFLTIPNEVGDQMNAWMIKPKNFDASKKYPVFMYQYSGPGSQSVSNSWDGGNGIWFEMLAQKGYIIVCVDGRGTGFKGTKYKKATYLNLGKYEIEDQIAAAKWLGKQSYVDASRIGIFGWSFGGYMASLAMTKGADVFKMGIAVAPVTNWRYYDSIYTERFLRTPQENPEGYDQNSPTTFANLLKGNFLMIHGTADDNVHFQNAMEFSEALIQNKKQFDFMAYPDKDHGIYGGNTRPQLYEKMTNYILENL
- a CDS encoding FtsX-like permease family protein; the encoded protein is MKFPLYYSRKIAFSKDNKNNLSRIIIFIGRLSVALGIIVSLITVSTGLGSKKTIKERIADFSGHISIKSTKSNHSYNSSPLSREGFQYQKLKNLPSVAGLQSYSNVSGILRNEKDFDGVVFKGVGKDFDAHRFEKFMVEGSVPQFNEEGYNNEIIISDRIAKDLTLKPNDSIVAIFSKDDQKALYRKFKVSGIYKTDIKLIDDIYIIGDINHARKILGQDKNDVGGIDVYLKNIDDIDADYPEIDHLIGYKNFAEKATDKFPQINDWIQIFDVNISLIISIMLIVVIINIIMVLLILIIERTNSIGILKTLGATNFQIRSLFINYTLLIMVPGLLVGNAIGLGLLALQKYFGIIKLDPENYFISTVPVDFNLMYILAISLGVLLVSALAMVIPSYLISKISPVKSIKYN
- the ccsB gene encoding c-type cytochrome biogenesis protein CcsB, with the translated sequence MKKLQDILISTRTMAVLLLVYAIAMAWATFIENDYGTPTAKALIYNAKWFEVVMLLLILNFIGNIQRYRLFRREKLPILVFHLAFIFIFIGGAITRYISFEGMMMIREGETSNQIISEKQYFKIQIEEKGDILNYQDVPYIMSPLHHDFKATYDFRGEKFSVEAIGYVQRKKDSLVADNNGKDYLHLVSTSDSGRDNIYIAPGEAKSVNGTLVTFNRRIDGAVEIHNEKGFLEIKTPEDAQFMTMATQATGTTKKDVMDSLKLRSLYTIGNLKLVVPDGVKKGNLIEYEGDKKMDAATPDLLKLMIKGPKTNQPVDILVDKNNPNLAKQINVDGKNIMLGFGPKVIETPFSLKLDKFVMETYPGSSSPSAYESHVQIIEKGKQTPYKIYMNHILNHDGYRFFQAGFDPDRRGTHLSVNHDFWGTNITYLGYILLFGGMFVSMFWKGTRFWQLNKMLKDVSKKKLTIFVFFLLSLGYTQAQTYDGSSATPKEEKIDMHGHETHGATQVEKTEQSFAAKAPKVISPETIVAEAKIDKAHADKFGYAVVQNIEGRLVPVNTLALDVLRKLSKRDEFHGMDANQWFLAINTNPFLWTQVPLIKVSTKGGDEFLKKARANEDNYTTLLNLFPIDVTGQPRFVFEKDYNDAFRKKPADQNQYDKAVIDLNDQVQAFNGILSGQYMRIVPVPNDNNHTWHSWLDNNFEPDMESQKIMGPYFASVIDATKDGNWAKADAELKKLQEYQHKWGAKVIPSDTKINVEVFMNKADLSFRLLILYTLVGGLLLILGFVDLFKPSKILKRVIIAIIAIGLVGYFAHFLGLVGRWYVSGHAPWSNGYEAIMFISWVGISAGLMLYRNSNALIPAAGFLVAVIMMGFAHGGAQLNPQITPLVPVLKSYWLIVHVAIITSSYGFFALSMIIAVITLLFYIISGVKTFKKHNDKTIKELTIVSEMSLSIGLFALTVGNFLGGVWANESWGRYWSWDPKETWAFISIIVYAFVLHMRLVPGLRGRWTYHVVTMFAFCSMVMTYFGVNYYLSGLHSYAAGDPLPIPLWVWLGLAFMFLLSAVAYYKYQKLHQEAKLYKEERTEIEP
- a CDS encoding exo-beta-N-acetylmuramidase NamZ domain-containing protein, with the protein product MNFSFKIKNLLLTSLILLGFSSESLAQNSSFKTGADQYEEYLPLLKNKKVIVLTNQTGVLSDKNHTHLVDFLLSKKVNITKIFTPEHGFRGNADAGEKVKNDIDSKTQLPIISLYGNHKKPTKENIGDADIILFDLQDVGVRFYTYISTLTYAMEAVAENNKEIIVLDRPNPHDGYIDGPVLKKEWTSFVGMHPIPIIYGLTIGEYGKMVNGESWLANGIKAKYTLIKMENYHKKQRYGILERPSPNLPNDKSINLYPSLCFFEGANISLGRGTDFPFQVFGSPYTKDFSFQFTPRPSYGSKNPPLNGQLCYGEDLRNYPEDLRLLNLNWLLAAYHDYKSPKGKSDFFLKNLFFDKLAGSDELRTQITKGWTEDQIRKSWKKDLEKFEAIRQKYRVYPD
- a CDS encoding PLP-dependent cysteine synthase family protein, with amino-acid sequence MDYTENILFTIGKTPLVKLNKVLGEDFPALVVAKIESFNPGNSVKDRMALKMVEDAEKQGLLKPGGTIIEGTSGNTGMGLALVAIVKGYSCIFVTNDKQSKEKCDILRALGAKVIVCPTHVKATDPRSYYSVSKRLAKEIPNSWYVNQYDNLSNRQAHYESTAPEIWQQTGGKFTHFVVGAGTGGTITGCGKYFKEQNKDIQVIGVDTYGSILKEYHETGEIHLENAYSYLTEGIGEDIIPENYDMAYIDHFEKVTDKDGAIFARKLAKEEGIFAGYSAGSAIAALYQMKSKFTKEDIVVVLLHDHGSRYVGKIYNDDWMRQQGWL